In one window of Candidatus Zymogenaceae bacterium DNA:
- a CDS encoding ECF transporter S component codes for MIQPTNSETIISRNRKVAITALLLSLTILVQFLGRYTTGLFGPVNIFVIGTLVNALLLISVEYSGRGGAIAIACAAPITAVLSGAPIPIPFVPVIAIGNAMYVILFYITGKRVSGIILGAVSKFLFLYASVYIFLHISTVETKAAGILYFLFSWPQLVTACAGGIVYIAAIRILKRQTPHDD; via the coding sequence ATGATCCAACCGACGAACAGTGAAACGATAATATCAAGGAACAGGAAAGTCGCAATCACCGCCCTACTCCTCTCTCTCACAATCCTTGTTCAATTCCTTGGCAGATATACGACCGGCCTTTTCGGACCCGTGAATATTTTCGTTATAGGCACCCTCGTAAATGCCCTGCTTCTCATATCCGTTGAATATTCCGGCAGAGGGGGAGCGATAGCAATCGCGTGTGCGGCTCCAATAACGGCCGTGTTATCCGGCGCACCGATACCGATTCCATTTGTTCCGGTCATCGCCATCGGCAATGCCATGTATGTGATATTGTTTTACATTACGGGAAAACGTGTGTCGGGAATCATTCTCGGTGCGGTGTCCAAATTTCTCTTCCTCTATGCCTCCGTGTACATATTTTTGCACATCAGTACCGTCGAAACCAAGGCCGCCGGCATTCTCTATTTCTTGTTTTCCTGGCCACAGCTTGTCACGGCATGTGCCGGCGGCATTGTATATATCGCCGCTATACGGATTCTCAAAAGACAAACTCCACACGACGACTGA